In Edaphobacter dinghuensis, one genomic interval encodes:
- a CDS encoding TonB-dependent receptor: protein MSGYSLFNYRGKSFILFCNMSAEDEGTLYVVGADTLAFPKTKTKVTSMLFRSIRRTVIVLCLLALSHHSLLSQEFRGSVSGKVTDTGGYSLSQAEVQVHSHQDATDQTVMSNTEGLYRVPFLNPGTYDITISKGGFNTTKMVNVVVSLAQNTEVNAILSPATVSQEIVVSSSQTLVDTESADRGMTVEHTRVDNTPLQGQNIFAQAWSAPGVAVTSAAQRLRPFDVSGSTNMSINGGQPGGNEVLVDGTSALSQSSTVAYVPPVSATDEFRVQTSVYDAQYGWTSGGVVNVVTKSGTNQFHGSAYELLQNTVLDANTYNSNYTGQPRGSSHINTFGGSIGGPVFKNRVFGFFAYEELRQFIPDPFTTSVPTPLERIGDFSQSYYGTDGSGNKLLRTIYNPYSTRLNPATNKYVRDPFPGNVIPKSMMSQVALNVLAGLPAGNVAGNSVTNLNNLVNGPNSRKFTDLFDNWVARGDYVLSPSTRFFTRYSRNKLTEARGFIYSSNNNINPFDTTKNSRYNRENHNATVQFTHVLNSRMTLDLRTGFERFLLRNGAFQGLNYGLQKLGFSSDFANLVPDNIPAFNLAGYGGAGAQPQGISPISQGNAFQGLLYMQAGRHTFRIGGEVYLNRVYSINPGFSSGNFNFNTIFTGSDPNTANSFSGSSVASFLLGAPQSGYVDVNTTSARQQLLNSLFVQDDIHVSDRLVMNAGLRWDVMTPMTDRHNAVARGFDFNATSPLSVPGLTLKGGLLYAGVNGQPRGIYNPDWTNFGPRAGAAFRINDKTVLRGGYGLVYSQTFDDPGNAPGFSQETAMVTSVVAGIPANTLDNPFPNGIQKPIGAALGLSANLGQSLTFADPNRRVPWTQQYSVELQRELPQKVLFTLGYVGSHTSSLGITRSINEISAASLAMGTAYLSTSVSNPFAGLLPGTSLNSATVQRRQLLRPYPQFLSISEMASSVGRSTYNGMQTLLQKRMSNGSSVSFSYTYSKTLGQNSFANPQDAHPEKVVASWDVANSIQINGVYNLPVGRGQRWGADTPSAVRAVISGWRISALSRIQSGFPLTTPTSVVPTGVSAKLAHPTLNRWFNTCTRLSTGALQNCQGGESPVWATRASDTLQTWSTRLSYVRNPPIRNLDASIMQETPIRDGLALTLRVDFLNLMNTPQWFNGPVTDSTSSNFGQIAGVSDQSNLPRVIQLSAKFLF, encoded by the coding sequence CACTCTCCCATCATTCTCTTCTGAGTCAGGAGTTTCGCGGCTCCGTCTCAGGCAAAGTGACTGACACCGGCGGCTACTCCCTCTCTCAGGCGGAGGTTCAGGTTCATTCACACCAGGACGCAACCGATCAGACAGTCATGAGCAACACGGAAGGTCTTTATCGTGTGCCGTTCCTCAACCCAGGAACCTATGACATAACCATCAGCAAAGGTGGATTTAACACCACCAAGATGGTGAACGTTGTGGTTTCGCTTGCCCAGAATACTGAGGTCAACGCGATTCTGTCGCCGGCCACTGTCTCGCAGGAGATCGTTGTCTCTTCATCGCAGACTCTAGTCGATACGGAGTCGGCGGACCGCGGTATGACGGTGGAGCATACACGCGTGGATAACACGCCATTGCAAGGACAAAATATCTTCGCCCAAGCATGGTCAGCGCCGGGCGTCGCCGTGACATCGGCAGCGCAGCGCCTGCGCCCCTTTGACGTTAGCGGATCGACCAATATGTCTATCAACGGAGGGCAGCCCGGTGGTAACGAAGTACTTGTAGACGGCACATCTGCGCTTTCGCAGTCCAGCACGGTGGCGTATGTGCCGCCGGTCTCGGCCACGGACGAGTTCCGCGTGCAGACTTCGGTCTACGACGCGCAATACGGATGGACCAGCGGTGGCGTAGTCAATGTGGTCACCAAGTCCGGTACCAACCAGTTCCACGGCTCGGCCTATGAGTTGCTACAGAACACCGTTCTGGATGCCAATACCTACAACTCAAACTACACTGGTCAGCCCCGCGGATCTTCTCACATTAATACCTTTGGAGGTTCGATCGGCGGGCCAGTCTTCAAGAACCGTGTCTTCGGCTTCTTCGCATATGAGGAGCTGCGCCAGTTTATCCCCGATCCCTTTACTACCTCTGTTCCTACTCCGCTGGAACGCATTGGCGATTTCTCTCAAAGCTATTACGGAACTGACGGCAGCGGCAATAAGCTGCTCCGGACCATCTACAACCCCTATTCCACAAGACTCAATCCTGCGACGAACAAGTACGTTCGTGATCCTTTTCCCGGCAATGTCATCCCGAAGAGCATGATGAGCCAGGTTGCATTGAATGTACTTGCAGGGCTGCCTGCGGGCAATGTCGCCGGTAACTCCGTCACAAATCTCAACAATCTGGTCAACGGTCCCAACTCCCGGAAGTTCACAGACCTGTTTGATAACTGGGTCGCGCGTGGCGACTATGTGCTGTCTCCTTCCACACGCTTCTTCACACGATATTCGCGTAACAAGCTTACCGAGGCACGCGGCTTCATCTATTCCAGCAACAACAACATTAATCCCTTCGACACGACGAAGAATTCGCGGTACAACCGCGAGAACCACAATGCCACGGTGCAGTTCACCCACGTGCTGAATTCTCGAATGACCCTGGATCTGCGGACAGGCTTTGAGCGCTTTCTGCTGCGCAATGGCGCCTTTCAGGGTTTGAACTATGGGCTGCAGAAGCTGGGTTTCAGCAGTGACTTCGCTAACCTGGTTCCGGATAATATTCCTGCTTTCAATCTAGCGGGTTATGGCGGCGCTGGCGCTCAACCGCAGGGGATCAGTCCTATCTCGCAGGGAAATGCCTTCCAGGGGCTTTTGTATATGCAGGCTGGACGTCATACATTCCGCATTGGAGGCGAGGTGTATTTGAATCGCGTCTATTCCATCAACCCTGGCTTTAGTTCCGGCAACTTCAATTTCAATACGATTTTCACGGGCAGCGATCCGAACACCGCCAACTCCTTTTCCGGCAGTTCGGTTGCGTCCTTCCTTCTGGGCGCGCCGCAGTCAGGGTATGTCGACGTCAACACTACATCAGCCCGGCAGCAGTTGCTGAATTCTCTTTTCGTGCAGGATGACATTCATGTTTCAGACCGGTTGGTCATGAACGCCGGCCTCCGCTGGGATGTGATGACGCCTATGACCGATCGGCACAATGCAGTTGCCCGGGGGTTCGATTTCAATGCGACCAGCCCGCTAAGCGTTCCTGGTCTCACACTCAAGGGTGGGCTGCTCTATGCCGGTGTCAACGGCCAGCCACGAGGCATCTACAATCCCGACTGGACCAACTTCGGGCCACGGGCGGGCGCGGCATTCCGTATCAATGACAAGACTGTGCTGCGAGGTGGTTACGGCCTCGTCTATTCGCAGACCTTTGATGACCCCGGCAACGCTCCCGGCTTCAGCCAGGAGACGGCCATGGTTACATCAGTTGTCGCTGGAATACCCGCGAATACGCTGGACAATCCGTTTCCAAACGGCATTCAAAAGCCGATCGGCGCTGCGCTTGGACTTTCTGCAAACCTGGGTCAGAGCCTGACTTTCGCGGACCCGAACCGGCGCGTTCCATGGACACAGCAATATTCAGTAGAACTGCAACGAGAGCTTCCGCAGAAGGTACTGTTCACACTCGGCTATGTGGGAAGCCATACCTCCAGTCTGGGCATCACACGTTCCATCAACGAGATCTCAGCAGCTTCGCTGGCAATGGGGACTGCATATCTCTCGACCAGTGTTTCGAATCCGTTTGCAGGCCTGTTGCCAGGAACCTCGCTCAACTCTGCCACGGTGCAGCGACGTCAACTCCTTCGCCCTTATCCACAGTTTCTTTCCATCAGCGAAATGGCGAGCTCTGTTGGTAGATCCACCTACAACGGTATGCAGACGCTGCTACAGAAGCGTATGAGCAATGGTTCCAGCGTCAGCTTCTCATACACCTATTCGAAGACGCTCGGACAAAACTCGTTTGCAAATCCGCAGGATGCCCATCCGGAAAAGGTTGTGGCTTCGTGGGATGTGGCGAACAGCATTCAGATCAATGGTGTCTATAACCTTCCCGTCGGCCGTGGCCAGCGTTGGGGGGCAGATACTCCATCTGCCGTACGTGCTGTTATCAGTGGATGGCGTATCAGCGCGCTTTCCAGAATCCAGTCGGGCTTTCCGCTCACCACACCGACAAGCGTTGTGCCAACGGGTGTTTCTGCCAAACTCGCCCATCCCACACTGAATCGGTGGTTCAATACCTGCACACGGCTCAGTACGGGTGCGCTGCAAAACTGCCAGGGGGGAGAATCGCCTGTGTGGGCCACAAGGGCCTCGGATACGTTGCAGACGTGGAGCACGCGGCTTAGCTACGTGCGTAATCCTCCCATCCGTAATCTTGATGCCAGCATCATGCAGGAGACACCTATTCGTGACGGCCTAGCCCTAACGCTACGTGTAGACTTCCTCAATTTGATGAACACGCCACAATGGTTCAACGGACCGGTGACAGACTCAACCAGCAGCAACTTCGGCCAAATTGCTGGAGTGTCAGACCAATCGAATCTGCCGCGCGTGATTCAGCTTTCAGCGAAGTTCCTTTTCTAA